A stretch of the Lineus longissimus chromosome 12, tnLinLong1.2, whole genome shotgun sequence genome encodes the following:
- the LOC135497383 gene encoding gamma-aminobutyric acid receptor-associated protein yields MKWEYKEEHPFEKRRAEGEKIRKKYPDRVPVIVEKAPKARVGDLDKKKYLVPSDLTVGQFYFLIRKRIHLRPEDALFFFVNNVIPPTSATMGSLYQEHHEEDFFLYIAYSDESVYGA; encoded by the exons ATGAAGTGGGAGTATAAAGAAGAACATCCCTTCGAGAAGAGGAGAGCAGAAGGCGAGAAGATTAGGAAGAAATACCCCGACAGGGTCCCT GTTATCGTTGAGAAGGCCCCCAAAGCACGAGTTGGTGATCTTGACAAAAAGAAATACCTTGTACCATCGGATCTAACTGTTGGACAGTTCTACTTCTTAATACGCAAAAGGATCCACTTGCGACCAGAAGATGCTCTGTTTTTCTTCGTGAATAATGTGATTCCACCAACTAGTGCGACGATGGGGAGCTTGTATCAG GAACACCATGAAGAAGACTTCTTCCTCTACATTGCCTACAGTGATGAAAGTGTTTACGGAGCATAA
- the LOC135496993 gene encoding balbiani ring protein 3-like, with protein MKAPLVIATIAVIATLIGKGTTQSGQCNSPRIAEATGAISTRSDDAKSIVKCPTGFVGQACKCDLRCDGSYFSNQETCIASNRRNVGGVKAKVTCIEKACVKTRINPLSVGYVPGPTVTCPADYELVSCSIYSPWSQSYASFMTTEVTGNTCVGPSQCRKCRVQAVCIAKKKCRKDEEKWDTKSSKCILRCPNKDTKWHIESISCMPRCLDIQTKWDGKICALRCPNQDEQWSSVKSACILRCPDVNTKWDQTQGKCVDRCAGHMQWDNQQKKCTSRCAAADKWDEAKKTCTPRCPSHQNWMTDKCENKCPTGEKWHDPTNKCFQDVMYPKTEEGNGQGAACVIPFLYGSKWQEDCVQGNEKMWCSTTENYDADKKWGYCPVMCRTKGGLTKFPGDAWTDGGKGVFCDTDGTIGMIIREFSFTTGGDGGGAGCAFPYLYNGRYHGKCVISTTLPWCGTVKDGSKWGYCPSQCMPKDGSRKNAGEWWMEGQMKYFCDENVVIQEIKDLLIKTKDGVQCVFPFKYNSRFYGGCTGTTPWCATTADYDADAKWGHCAVTCLTQDKMKVNAGATWSYGGKEYACGRDGKVRANVNTTSGNCLFPFSYNGNMYETCTEAGSAGKPWCYIDEAENAYGYC; from the exons ATGAAAGCACCACTTGTTATAGCGACCATCGCGGTCATTGCCACCTTAATAGGAAAAGGTACAACCCAGTCAG GTCAATGCAATAGTCCAAGGA TTGCAGAGGCTACGGGCGCAATATCGACTCGTTCCGATGATGCAAAATCTATTGTGAAATGTCCAACGGGCTTTGTTGGTCAGGCATGTAAATGTGACCTCAGATGTGACGGATCTTACTTCAGCAATCAGGAAACTTGCATTGCCTCTAACAGACGAAATGTCGGAGGTGTTAAG GCTAAGGTGACCTGTATTGAGAAAGCTTGCGTGAAAACTCGTATAAATCCTCTCTCCGTTGGATATGTTCCCGGCCCAACAGTGACATGCCCTGCAGATTATGAACTTGTATCATGTTCCATTTATTCTCC GTGGTCTCAATCTTACGCGTCTTTTATGACGACTGAAGTGACAGGCAACACTTGCGTTGGCCCCAGTCAATGCAGGAAATGTCGTGTCCAAGCAGTGTGTATTGCGAAAAAAA AATGCCGGAAAGATGAAGAAAAGTGGGACACGAAGTCATCTAAATGCATTCTCC GTTGCCCTAACAAAGACACCAAATGGCATATCGAATCAATCTCGTGCATGCCAA GATGCCTCGATATTCAGACTAAATGGGACGGCAAGATATGCGCACTGA GGTGCCCTAACCAAGACGAACAGTGGTCCAGCGTGAAGTCAGCGTGCATTCTAC GTTGCCCCGATGTTAACACCAAATGGGACCAGACGCAAGGCAAATGTGTTGACC GATGTGCGGGTCATATGCAATGGGATAACCAACAGAAAAAATGCACAAGCC GATGTGCGGCAGCTGACAAGTGGGATGAAGCCAAAAAGACATGTACACCTA GATGTCCATCCCACCAGAATTGGATGACTGACAAATGCGAAAACA AATGCCCAACGGGAGAAAAATGGCACGATCCGACCAACAAATGCTTCCAAG ACGTCATGTATCCAAAGACAGAGGAAGGCAATGGCCAGGGGGCTGCCTGTGTTATACCTTTCTTGTATGGCAGCAAATGGCAGGAGGACTGTGTACAGGGAAATGAGAAGATGTGGTGCTCAACTACGGAAAACTATGATGCGGACAAAAAGTGGGGTTATTGCCCTG TTATGTGCCGAACCAAGGGTGGACTGACCAAATTCCCTGGCGATGCCTGGACGGATGGCGGGAAGGGAGTATTCTGTGACACCGATGGGACCATTGGAATGATTATTAGAG AATTCTCGTTTACGACAGGCGGTGATGGCGGTGGAGCTGGGTGTGCATTCCCATACTTATACAACGGACGCTACCACGGAAAATGCGTGATTTCCACCACATTGCCTTGGTGTGGCACTGTCAAGGACGGCTCAAAGTGGGGATACTGTCCTT CTCAATGTATGCCAAAGGACGGGAGTAGGAAGAATGCGGGAGAATGGTGGATGGAAGGACAAATGAAGTACTTCTGCGATGAGAATGTAGTCATCCAGGAAATTAAGGATC TTTTAATCAAGACGAAGGACGGTGTTCAATGCGTCTTCCCATTTAAATACAACAGCAGGTTCTATGGTGGATGTACTGGTACGACCCCCTGGTGTGCCACCACTGCTGACTACGACGCCGATGCCAAGTGGGGCCACTGCGCTG TCACATGCCTTACCCAGGATAAGATGAAGGTGAATGCCGGAGCCACTTGGTCATATGGAGGGAAGGAGTACGCCTGTGGGAGGGATGGAAAAGTCAGAGCAA ACGTGAATACCACATCTGGTAACTGCCTTTTCCCGTTCAGCTACAATGGTAACATGTATGAGACGTGTACGGAGGCTGGTTCTGCCGGTAAACCCTGGTGTTACATCGATGAAGCCGAGAACGCCTACGGATACTGTTAG
- the LOC135497381 gene encoding F-box only protein 42-like → MSVAEFEVPSATINDLPEEVLRHLLSLLSPYGDLKSAMLVCRYWSVLVIEIIQQKYAHFKKSINDGTVYASHFMSENESGAGCTITERYSHCACYFDNDKAMYVFGGCTSPSTTINDLWRFDLTPKQWIRPLAMGIYPSPKACASMVVHKNNLILFGGWSQPTPFPLHQAARFFSELHIYSTQTNRWSHVPTHRPPPPTAGHSASIIEDQMIVFGGSHGHNNSCNDLWVLDIKQMTWFKKEVSDARIRPRYRQSQIVLDNTHILIIGGCGGPNMVYNDIWLLELGDKWTWKEMTVNDSENGPPQPWCRQMCRVGDKVVTVSKGFRPSKDQPGFQIRARPSRTWVPPTQEETQRNTRQKRTPAESSDSSSDESCVNGRMGSFRPPPSRSHGASLSSTSSLGATSSLSAELNTGAAPLNRNWPGFPVPSREHTHPGGPSIRPNATNNRQKQIEMLNKYENLLKMKTQAQSKQPDTDMRNQNPMYLHVLDVSGAVSEGVVTWLPVSECPCEAMETSEEVLFYSLVEGRGELLMFGGLRTDPKGMTRSSLYPNPVTITNDLFLFMPERLMI, encoded by the exons ATGTCCGTGGCCGAATTTGAGGTTCCTAGTGCCACAATTAACGATTTGCCGGAGGAGGTTTTGAGACATTTGTTGTCTTTATTGTCCCCGTATGGCGATCTCAAGTCTGCAATGCTTGTTTGTAGATATTGGTCAGTGTTGGTGATCG AAATAATCCAACAAAAATATGCTCACTTCAAGAAGTCCATCAATGATGGGACGGTGTATGCCAGCCACTTCATGAGTGAGAATGAGTCTGGAGCGGGATGCACAATCACAGAGCGTTATTCCCACTGTGCCTGTTACTTTGATAATGACAAGGCAATGTATGTCTTCGGTGGCTGCACCTCACCAAGTACGACCATCAACGACCTTTGGAGATTCGATCTTACTCCTAAACAGTGGATACGCCCTTTAGCAATGG GTATTTATCCTTCACCGAAAGCTTGTGCCAGTATGGTTGTCCACAAGAACAATCTGATTCTGTTTGGGGGGTGGAGCCAGCCTACACCATTTCCACTACACCAG GCCGCCAGGTTTTTCAGTGAACTTCACATCTATTCGACCCAGACAAACCGATGGTCTCACGTTCCAACCCATCGCCCACCGCCTCCAACGGCTGGCCATTCAGCGTCCATTATTGAAGACCAGATGATCGTGTTTGGCGGATCACATGGTCACAACAATAG TTGTAACGACCTGTGGGTGCTCGACATCAAGCAGATGACTTGGTTTAAGAAGGAAGTCAGCGACGCCAGGATTCGGCCCAGATATCGACAATCTCAGATTGTCTTGGACAACACACATATACTCATCATCGGAGGCTGCGGTGGACCTAATATG gTGTACAATGATATTTGGTTGTTGGAACTCGGTGACAAGTGGACTTGGAAGGAAATGACCGTCAACGATAGTGAGAATGGCCCGCCACAACCTTGGTGCCGTCAGATGTGTCGAGTTGGGGACAAGGTTGTCACCGTCAGCAAGGGATTCCGACCTAGTAAAGACCAGCCTGGGTTCCAGATTCGTGCTCGGCCCTCCCGGACGTGGGTACCACCTACGCAGGAAGAAACACAACGGAATACCCGACAGAAACGGACGCCTGCTGAATCTTCCGACTCATCGTCTGATGAGTCATGTGTAAATGGACGAATGGGATCATTTCGGCCACCCCCGTCTAGGAGTCATGGTGCTAGTTTGAGTAGTACGTCTTCCCTTGGTGCTACGTCAAGCCTGTCAGCTGAACTGAACACTGGTGCTGCTCCGCTGAATAGAAACTGGCCGGGATTTCCTGTTCCGAGCCGAGAACACACCCACCCTGGCGGACCGAGCATTCGACCTAATGCTACTAACAACCGACAAAAGCAAATAGAAATGTTGAATAAGTACGAGAATCTGTTGAAAATGAAGACCCAAGCGCAGTCAAAGCAACCAGACACAGATATGCGCAATCAAAATCCGATGTATTTGCATGTTCTTGATGTCAGTGGTGCGGTGTCGGAGGGTGTGGTAACGTGGTTACCAGTCAGCGAGTGCCCCTGTGAAGCAATGGAGACATCAGAAGAGGTGTTGTTTTATTCTCTAGTGGAGGGACGGGGGGAGTTGCTGATGTTTGGTGGCCTAAGAACGGACCCTAAGGGCATGACCCGTAGCAGTCTGTACCCCAATCCTGTGACGATTACTAATGACTTGTTCCTATTCATGCCAGAACGACTTATGATATAG
- the LOC135497382 gene encoding coiled-coil domain-containing protein 115-like — protein sequence MENTGEQEVDYKSVCKQLDVLTNKYFETLETLLKTRSEFSETLKSGFFMMSKARYSMGAKSVGALQYNDNDMTARYLVQVAEDNAEDHKLEIVNGQNLPKESKARPVIENIGAQHQRGQLRKRTMGKNDEGTGKDGDLSGLPDIQNMNISGENDEGTDKRSCDNLKWKDPITWFGVLVPQSLRQSQKDFQRGIEMCGDIVNLQEQLLSLKDDFHKLAAQKKLLKTEKIED from the coding sequence ATGGAGAATACAGGAGAGCAGGAAGTTGACTACAAAAGTGTTTGTAAGCAGCTTGACGTCCTTACGAATAAATACTTTGAGACACTAGAGACGCTTTTAAAAACAAGATCAGAATTCAGCGAAACTCTAAAAAGCGGATTCTTTATGATGTCTAAGGCTCGCTATAGCATGGGAGCTAAGTCTGTTGGTGCTTTACAATACAACGACAATGATATGACAGCCCGGTATTTAGTCCAAGTAGCAGAGGATAATGCGGAGGATCACAAGTTAGAGATTGTGAATGGCCAAAACTTGCCAAAGGAAAGCAAAGCCAGGCCTGTCATTGAAAATATTGGTGCCCAGCATCAGAGGGGACAATTGAGAAAAAGGACGATGGGGAAGAACGATGAAGGTACTGGCAAAGATGGTGATCTATCTGGGCTACCTGATATTCAGAATATGAATATAAGTGGTGAGAATGATGAGGGTACTGATAAAAGATCTTGTGACAATTTGAAATGGAAGGATCCGATCACATGGTTTGGAGTTTTGGTTCCGCAATCTTTGAGGCAGAGTCAAAAAGATTTCCAGCGGGGCATAGAAATGTGTGGTGACATTGTTAATCTTCAGGAGCAGTTACTGTCTTTGAAGGACGACTTTCACAAATTGGCAGCGCAGAAAAAATTGTTGAAGACGGAGAAAATTGAGGACTGA